One genomic region from Cyanobium usitatum str. Tous encodes:
- a CDS encoding ATP-dependent Clp protease proteolytic subunit: MSVSAPYYGDSAAMRTPPPDLPSLLLKERIVYLGLPLFSDDDAKRQMGIDVTELIIAQLLYLEFDNPEKPIFFYINSTGTSWYTGDAVGFETEAFAIADTLRYVKPPVHTICIGQAMGTAAMILSAGTKGHRAALPHASIVLHQPRSGARGQATDIQIRAQEVLHNKRTLLEMLSLNTGKSVEQLSRDSDRMTYFTAEEAKEYGLIDRVLTSQKDLPTAPPATAAGLG, encoded by the coding sequence ATGTCGGTTTCAGCCCCCTACTACGGCGATTCCGCGGCCATGCGCACGCCGCCGCCCGATCTGCCCAGCCTGCTGCTGAAGGAGCGGATCGTCTATCTGGGCTTGCCCCTGTTCAGCGACGACGACGCCAAGCGCCAAATGGGCATTGACGTCACCGAGCTGATCATTGCCCAGCTGCTCTACCTGGAGTTTGACAACCCGGAGAAGCCGATTTTCTTCTACATCAACTCCACCGGCACCAGCTGGTACACCGGCGACGCCGTTGGCTTTGAAACCGAAGCCTTCGCCATCGCCGACACGCTCCGCTACGTGAAGCCGCCGGTGCACACCATCTGCATCGGCCAGGCGATGGGCACCGCAGCCATGATCCTCAGCGCTGGCACCAAGGGCCACCGGGCCGCCCTGCCCCACGCCTCGATCGTGCTGCACCAGCCCCGCAGCGGCGCCCGCGGCCAGGCCACCGACATCCAGATCCGGGCCCAGGAGGTGCTGCACAACAAGCGCACTCTGCTGGAGATGCTTTCTCTCAACACCGGTAAATCGGTGGAGCAGCTATCCCGCGATTCCGATCGCATGACCTACTTCACCGCTGAAGAAGCCAAGGAGTACGGACTGATCGATCGGGTACTGACCAGCCAAAAAGACCTTCCAACCGCTCCGCCGGCCACGGCAGCCGGCCTGGGCTGA
- a CDS encoding ATP-dependent Clp protease proteolytic subunit: MPIGTPSVPYRLPGSQYERWVDIYTRLGVERILFLGSEVTDAVANALVAQMLYLDSEDNSKPIYLYINSPGGSVTAGLAIYDTMQYVKSDVVTICVGLAASMGAFLLGAGTKGKRLALPHSRIMIHQPLGGTSQRQASDIEIEAKEILRMKDMLNHSMADMTGQSFEKIEKDTDRDYFLSAAEAKEYGLIDRVIANPSEA, encoded by the coding sequence ATGCCCATCGGCACCCCCAGCGTTCCCTACCGCCTGCCCGGCAGCCAATACGAGCGCTGGGTTGACATCTACACCCGGCTGGGCGTGGAGCGCATTCTCTTCCTCGGCTCGGAGGTCACCGATGCGGTGGCCAACGCCCTGGTGGCCCAGATGCTCTATCTGGATTCGGAAGACAATTCAAAACCGATTTACCTGTACATCAACTCCCCCGGCGGCTCGGTGACCGCGGGCCTGGCGATCTACGACACCATGCAGTACGTCAAGAGCGACGTGGTGACGATCTGCGTCGGCCTGGCCGCCTCGATGGGCGCCTTCCTGCTGGGCGCCGGCACCAAAGGCAAGCGGTTGGCCCTGCCCCACAGCCGGATCATGATTCACCAGCCCCTGGGCGGCACTAGCCAGCGCCAGGCCAGTGACATCGAGATTGAGGCGAAGGAAATCCTGCGCATGAAGGACATGCTCAACCACTCGATGGCTGACATGACCGGCCAGTCTTTCGAGAAGATCGAGAAGGACACCGACCGCGACTACTTCCTCAGCGCCGCAGAGGCCAAGGAGTATGGCCTGATCGACCGGGTGATAGCCAACCCCAGTGAGGCCTGA
- a CDS encoding PIN/TRAM domain-containing protein: MVNSLILILFVISGAAAGWLGVDLLPEQLLLQVDKPEGLRTVLGGFGSFFGVIAGVFFQQLRRKLMQQVRTMPTDLLVSRAVGLILGLLVANLLLAPILLLPLPWEVIFVKPLAAVVSNVFFGVSGYNLAEVHGRTLLRLFNPSSTEAMLVADGVLQPASAKILDTSVIIDGRIRGLLASGLLEGQVIVAQSVIDELQALADSGNAEKRGRGRRGLKLLSELREQYGRRLVVNITRYEGNGVDDKLLLLTADTGGTLLTADYNLAKVAEVKELKVLNLSELVIALRPEVQPGDELLLKIARDGKEADQGVGYLDDGTMVVVEGARGRIGERLPVVVTGALQNPTGRIVFARGDGAPAESNGEATAKRKPRQERSKANPQADGPR; encoded by the coding sequence ATGGTGAACTCCCTCATCCTGATCCTGTTTGTGATCTCTGGCGCTGCCGCCGGCTGGCTGGGGGTAGACCTGCTACCCGAGCAGCTGCTGCTGCAGGTGGACAAGCCAGAAGGGCTGCGCACGGTGCTGGGCGGCTTCGGTTCCTTCTTTGGAGTGATCGCTGGAGTTTTCTTCCAGCAGCTGCGGCGCAAGCTGATGCAGCAGGTGCGCACCATGCCCACCGATCTGCTGGTAAGCCGCGCCGTGGGTCTGATCCTCGGCCTGCTGGTGGCCAACTTGCTGCTTGCGCCGATCCTGCTGCTGCCCCTGCCCTGGGAGGTGATCTTCGTCAAACCGCTGGCGGCGGTGGTGAGCAACGTCTTTTTCGGCGTATCTGGCTACAACCTGGCCGAAGTCCATGGCCGCACCCTGCTGCGCCTGTTTAACCCCAGCAGCACGGAGGCGATGTTGGTGGCCGATGGGGTGCTGCAACCGGCCAGCGCCAAGATCCTCGACACCAGCGTGATCATTGATGGCCGCATCCGCGGACTGCTCGCCTCAGGGCTGCTGGAGGGCCAGGTGATCGTGGCCCAGAGCGTGATCGATGAGCTGCAGGCCCTGGCCGACTCTGGCAACGCCGAGAAGCGCGGCCGGGGCCGCCGCGGCCTCAAGCTGCTGAGCGAGCTGCGCGAGCAGTACGGCCGGCGCCTAGTGGTCAACATCACCCGCTACGAGGGCAACGGCGTTGACGACAAGCTGCTGCTGCTCACCGCCGACACCGGCGGCACCTTGCTCACCGCCGACTACAACCTGGCCAAGGTGGCTGAGGTGAAAGAGCTCAAGGTGCTCAACCTCAGCGAGCTGGTGATCGCCCTGCGGCCCGAGGTGCAGCCTGGCGACGAGCTGCTGCTCAAGATTGCCCGCGATGGCAAGGAGGCCGATCAGGGCGTGGGCTACCTCGACGACGGCACCATGGTGGTGGTGGAAGGCGCCCGGGGCCGCATTGGCGAGCGCCTGCCAGTGGTGGTCACCGGAGCCCTGCAAAACCCAACGGGCCGGATCGTTTTCGCCCGGGGCGACGGAGCCCCAGCCGAGTCCAATGGGGAAGCCACCGCCAAGCGCAAACCACGGCAAGAACGCAGCAAGGCCAATCCGCAGGCGGACGGCCCCCGCTAG
- a CDS encoding YciI family protein has product MRPTFVKLELGLVSKPQFDAVIPAHLAWLAELERKGHEPRSGYWADRVGRSGDGAGGMLLFRAASWEEADALVRTDPLIVQGCVSWTLHQWALVFPPADLAVKQQHQA; this is encoded by the coding sequence ATGAGGCCTACCTTTGTGAAGCTTGAGCTGGGTCTGGTTTCCAAGCCCCAATTCGACGCGGTGATCCCAGCCCACCTGGCCTGGCTGGCAGAGCTGGAGCGCAAGGGCCATGAGCCCCGCAGCGGTTATTGGGCCGATCGGGTCGGCCGCAGTGGCGATGGGGCTGGCGGCATGTTGCTGTTTAGGGCCGCCAGTTGGGAAGAGGCCGATGCCCTTGTTCGAACAGATCCGCTGATCGTCCAGGGATGCGTCAGCTGGACGCTGCATCAATGGGCCCTGGTGTTTCCGCCAGCAGACCTAGCTGTGAAACAGCAACACCAAGCCTGA
- a CDS encoding DUF2256 domain-containing protein encodes MPHHENRPTKICPVCERSFQWRRKWKDVWDEVRYCSERCRRQRSAKGV; translated from the coding sequence ATGCCTCACCACGAGAATCGCCCCACCAAAATCTGCCCTGTCTGTGAGCGATCTTTCCAGTGGCGGCGCAAGTGGAAGGATGTTTGGGATGAGGTGCGCTACTGCTCGGAAAGGTGCCGCCGGCAGCGCAGCGCCAAGGGGGTTTAG
- a CDS encoding CobD/CbiB family cobalamin biosynthesis protein, whose amino-acid sequence MGDPRWCPHPVVVMGWWISMLRRGAEAWAGTRAWKLRLAGGLITLVLVGGSGLAGWAVEQLAPTPLLVVALASALAGRSLEQAVVGVLKALPNSEQPVQNQAGQALQPARQALAWIVGRDTADLDAPEILRALAETASENGVDGLFAPLFWMLLGAGLWNLNPAWPGPLALTWGFKAASTLDSMLGYRRGRLRWLGTAGARLDDLLVWLPCRLVAMSLPLAAGQPGRCLGVLAAARRDGAADPSPNAGLSQAAYAHVIGVRLGGSNSYGGQIRQKPLLAAGLPAPDQAAVLQMLQLNRRLELLWLTAAAAGAFITKTLS is encoded by the coding sequence GTGGGGGACCCGCGCTGGTGCCCCCATCCAGTGGTGGTAATGGGCTGGTGGATCAGCATGCTGCGCCGCGGCGCTGAAGCCTGGGCGGGCACAAGAGCCTGGAAGCTGCGGTTGGCGGGGGGCTTAATCACGCTGGTGTTGGTGGGCGGCAGCGGCCTGGCCGGCTGGGCCGTGGAGCAGCTGGCCCCCACGCCCCTGCTGGTGGTGGCCTTGGCCAGCGCCCTGGCCGGCCGCAGCCTCGAGCAGGCGGTGGTTGGGGTGCTGAAAGCTCTCCCTAATTCCGAACAGCCTGTACAGAACCAGGCAGGCCAGGCCCTCCAGCCTGCCCGCCAGGCCCTTGCCTGGATAGTGGGCCGCGACACGGCCGATCTAGACGCCCCGGAAATCCTGCGAGCCCTGGCAGAAACGGCCAGCGAGAACGGCGTGGACGGTCTGTTTGCGCCACTGTTTTGGATGCTGCTGGGGGCTGGGCTGTGGAACCTCAACCCCGCATGGCCCGGCCCCCTGGCCCTGACCTGGGGCTTCAAGGCGGCCAGCACGCTCGATTCGATGCTTGGCTACCGGCGCGGCCGGCTGCGCTGGCTGGGCACGGCCGGCGCCCGGCTAGACGACCTACTGGTTTGGCTGCCCTGCCGGCTGGTGGCGATGAGCCTGCCGCTGGCGGCTGGCCAGCCCGGCCGCTGCCTCGGGGTGCTGGCAGCGGCCCGGCGCGATGGCGCCGCCGACCCCTCACCCAATGCGGGCCTATCCCAGGCCGCCTATGCCCACGTCATCGGAGTGCGGCTGGGAGGCAGCAATAGCTATGGCGGCCAAATACGCCAAAAGCCCCTGCTGGCAGCTGGCCTGCCGGCACCAGATCAGGCCGCGGTGCTGCAAATGCTGCAACTGAATCGGCGGCTTGAGTTGCTGTGGCTCACCGCAGCCGCGGCGGGGGCGTTCATCACGAAAACTCTCAGCTGA
- the ilvC gene encoding ketol-acid reductoisomerase: protein MAKLYYDTDADLSLLNGKTVAIIGYGSQGHAHALNLKDSGVNVVVGLYEGSRSAEKARADGLEVLSVADACAKADWIMVLLPDEFQKAVYDKEIAPHLSAGKVLSFAHGFNIRFELIKPPADVDVVMIAPKGPGHTVRWEYQNGMGVPALFAIEQDASGHARELAMAYAKGIGGTRAGILETNFKEETETDLFGEQAVLCGGLSELVKAGFETLVEAGYQPELAYFECLHEVKLIVDLMVKGGLTAMRDSISNTAEYGDYVSGPRLITADTKAEMKRILTDIQDGTFARNFVAECDAGKPEMTKIRERDAQHPIEQVGTGLRSMFSWLKAA from the coding sequence ATGGCCAAGCTTTACTACGACACCGACGCCGACCTCTCCCTGCTGAACGGCAAGACGGTTGCCATCATTGGCTACGGCTCCCAAGGCCATGCCCACGCCCTGAACCTCAAGGACAGCGGCGTCAACGTCGTAGTTGGGCTCTACGAAGGCAGCCGCTCGGCCGAGAAGGCCAGGGCCGATGGCCTGGAAGTGCTAAGCGTCGCCGACGCCTGCGCCAAGGCCGACTGGATCATGGTGCTGCTGCCCGATGAGTTCCAGAAGGCCGTCTACGACAAGGAGATCGCACCGCACCTCAGCGCCGGCAAGGTACTGAGCTTCGCCCACGGCTTCAACATCCGCTTCGAGCTGATCAAACCCCCGGCCGATGTGGACGTGGTGATGATCGCCCCCAAAGGCCCCGGCCACACCGTGCGCTGGGAATACCAGAACGGCATGGGTGTGCCGGCCCTGTTTGCAATTGAGCAGGATGCCTCTGGCCACGCCCGCGAGCTGGCCATGGCCTATGCCAAAGGGATCGGCGGCACCAGAGCTGGAATCCTGGAGACCAACTTCAAAGAAGAGACCGAAACCGACCTCTTCGGTGAGCAGGCCGTGCTGTGCGGCGGCCTCTCCGAGCTGGTCAAAGCCGGCTTCGAGACCCTGGTGGAAGCGGGCTATCAGCCCGAGCTGGCCTACTTCGAGTGCCTGCACGAGGTGAAGCTGATCGTCGATCTGATGGTGAAAGGCGGCCTGACGGCCATGCGCGATTCGATCTCCAATACCGCCGAATACGGCGACTACGTGAGCGGCCCGCGCCTGATCACCGCCGACACCAAAGCGGAGATGAAGCGCATCCTCACCGACATCCAGGACGGCACCTTCGCCCGCAACTTCGTGGCCGAGTGCGATGCCGGCAAGCCTGAGATGACCAAGATCCGCGAGCGCGATGCCCAGCATCCGATCGAGCAGGTGGGCACGGGCCTGCGCTCGATGTTCAGCTGGCTGAAGGCGGCCTGA